A stretch of Aphanothece sacrum FPU1 DNA encodes these proteins:
- a CDS encoding Uma2 family endonuclease, with the protein MSQESLTQEITNFPSSETEWEEMPEPDISNIITEDDKPVDNLISEKQQRLLTVCLYSSLKRDIPFLATVNVGLFYGAKQPPLVPDVLLSFGISVPDDWSQKKNRSYFTWNFGKPPEVAIEIVSNKIGNELNSKLTNYANAGVAYYVVFDPLYCLGERLLYVHELRGMRYHLLNDYWMENIELGLIFWQGKFEDKEYYWLRWCDKSSNIFLTGDEIAEQEKQRAEYEKQRAEYEKQRAEQEKQRAEQEKQRADRLAEILRSQGIDPDQI; encoded by the coding sequence ATGTCACAAGAAAGCCTAACTCAAGAAATCACTAATTTCCCTTCATCTGAGACAGAATGGGAAGAAATGCCTGAACCGGATATTAGCAATATTATTACTGAAGATGATAAGCCTGTGGATAATTTAATCTCGGAAAAACAACAGCGTTTATTAACGGTTTGTTTGTATAGTTCTTTAAAGCGGGATATTCCTTTTTTAGCAACTGTTAATGTGGGTTTATTCTATGGTGCAAAACAGCCACCTTTAGTCCCTGATGTTCTTTTAAGTTTTGGTATTAGTGTTCCTGATGATTGGTCACAAAAGAAAAATCGCTCCTATTTTACCTGGAATTTTGGCAAACCTCCTGAAGTTGCTATCGAAATTGTTTCTAATAAGATTGGTAACGAATTAAATAGTAAATTAACTAATTATGCTAATGCAGGAGTCGCTTATTATGTAGTTTTTGATCCACTTTATTGTTTAGGAGAGAGACTATTATATGTTCATGAATTGCGAGGGATGCGTTATCATTTACTTAATGATTATTGGATGGAAAATATTGAACTAGGTTTAATTTTTTGGCAGGGAAAATTTGAAGATAAGGAATATTATTGGTTAAGATGGTGCGATAAAAGTAGCAATATTTTCTTAACAGGAGATGAAATTGCAGAACAAGAAAAACAACGGGCTGAATATGAAAAACAACGGGCTGAATATGAAAAACAACGGGCTGAACAAGAAAAACAACGGGCTGAACAAGAAAAACAACGGGCTGATAGATTAGCAGAAATTCTTCGTTCACAAGGTATTGATCCTGATCAAATCTAA
- a CDS encoding GAF domain-containing protein: MSSLVNIHKLHRQNNGMLVNHTSDNSLWQTVKAELVFTQDSSGQYLFFYWELGDKFGVRAENIIGSFPQQTLTPTSYDTYYERLQRVLERRIPEQCHCLFQYQNQSFPLELVISPILPRQGQPNTVLVMGHLLTDTDILLINDSALPTHPDPYQKLLTKIARKIRRTLNLETIWQQTAESLGEALQVSRCLMISVAPDQEYIDIKAEYSQACGNSLLGYRFDPKAEPYWEKALTQREPVIVEQLKEDSFNSQTVLIVSTFYQNQRNGLICLQQCDRRRHWRPAEIELIQELADQVGTAIAHATLYQELAEATLAAEEASRLKSEFLASTTHELRTPLNGIIGFLKLILDGMADDAEEQQEFLEEAHKSALHLLNLINDILDIAKIEAGKMDLELGPVELSELFQAIDNFIVPQAQRKNLSLKSKLPATLTPIVVYGNYQRLLQVMLNLVSNAIKFTHEGGIFLSAEIVKKKVYFDNQEFSGIVKVSVADTGIGVSLEKQAKLFEKFVQVDGSHSKAYGGTGLGLAISQKLVEAMGGQVEFYSMGEGLGSTVTFTVPLEQIPVLKTGQINSSILIT, from the coding sequence ATGAGTTCTCTGGTTAATATACATAAGCTTCATCGACAAAATAATGGGATGTTAGTCAACCATACCTCTGACAACTCCCTGTGGCAAACTGTAAAAGCAGAATTAGTATTTACTCAAGACAGTTCAGGTCAATATTTATTTTTTTATTGGGAGTTAGGGGACAAATTTGGTGTAAGGGCTGAAAATATTATCGGTTCTTTTCCTCAACAAACTTTGACCCCTACCTCTTATGATACTTATTACGAGAGACTTCAGCGCGTTTTAGAAAGACGTATTCCTGAACAATGTCATTGTTTGTTTCAGTACCAAAACCAATCCTTTCCTTTAGAATTGGTCATTAGCCCCATTTTACCCCGACAGGGACAGCCTAACACCGTCCTAGTCATGGGTCATCTTTTAACTGACACAGATATTCTCCTAATTAATGACTCTGCTTTACCGACTCATCCTGATCCCTATCAAAAATTACTGACTAAAATTGCACGAAAAATCCGTCGTACCCTAAATTTAGAAACCATTTGGCAACAAACCGCAGAAAGTTTAGGGGAAGCATTACAAGTTAGTCGATGTTTAATGATTTCTGTGGCACCTGACCAAGAGTATATTGATATTAAGGCTGAATATTCTCAAGCTTGCGGTAACTCTCTATTAGGCTATCGTTTTGACCCTAAAGCTGAACCTTATTGGGAAAAAGCTTTAACACAGCGAGAACCCGTAATAGTTGAACAATTAAAGGAAGATTCTTTTAATAGTCAGACTGTCTTGATTGTATCTACTTTTTATCAAAATCAACGCAATGGCTTAATCTGTTTACAACAGTGCGATCGCCGTCGTCATTGGCGACCTGCCGAAATTGAATTAATTCAAGAATTAGCAGATCAGGTGGGAACAGCGATCGCCCATGCTACCCTTTATCAAGAGTTAGCAGAAGCGACCTTAGCAGCAGAAGAAGCATCTCGTCTCAAAAGTGAATTTTTAGCTAGTACAACCCATGAATTAAGAACACCTCTTAACGGTATTATTGGCTTTCTAAAATTGATACTAGATGGGATGGCTGATGATGCCGAAGAACAACAAGAATTTCTCGAAGAAGCTCATAAATCTGCTTTACATTTGCTTAATTTAATCAATGATATTCTCGATATTGCCAAAATAGAAGCGGGCAAAATGGATCTAGAATTGGGGCCAGTTGAGTTAAGTGAATTATTCCAAGCTATTGATAATTTTATTGTTCCCCAAGCGCAACGAAAAAACTTGAGTTTAAAGAGTAAACTTCCTGCTACTTTAACCCCTATTGTTGTTTATGGTAACTATCAAAGGTTGTTACAAGTGATGCTTAATTTAGTCAGTAATGCCATTAAATTTACCCATGAAGGGGGTATTTTTCTCAGTGCTGAAATTGTTAAAAAGAAAGTTTATTTTGATAATCAGGAGTTTTCTGGCATCGTTAAAGTGAGCGTTGCTGATACAGGAATTGGGGTATCTTTAGAAAAACAAGCTAAATTATTTGAAAAATTTGTACAAGTAGATGGTTCCCATAGTAAAGCTTATGGAGGGACTGGGTTGGGGTTAGCAATTTCCCAAAAGTTAGTTGAAGCAATGGGGGGACAAGTCGAGTTTTATAGTATGGGAGAAGGACTCGGTTCAACGGTGACATTTACAGTTCCTTTAGAACAAATACCCGTCTTAAAAACTGGGCAAATTAATAGTTCAATATTAATTACATAA
- a CDS encoding ribbon-helix-helix domain-containing protein, which produces MNDKAVSTQHGTEKVEISIHLDGDLLEQLKHLTNDPSRIIETAIKQWLQGETDTDDDLTRTFRRNPPLPPRGEWND; this is translated from the coding sequence ATGAACGACAAGGCGGTATCTACTCAGCACGGGACAGAAAAAGTGGAGATCTCCATACACCTCGATGGTGATCTCCTAGAACAACTCAAACATCTGACCAACGATCCGAGTCGAATTATTGAGACAGCCATTAAACAATGGCTTCAAGGAGAAACGGACACAGATGATGATCTCACTCGGACTTTTAGACGAAACCCTCCTCTACCTCCAAGAGGAGAGTGGAATGACTAA
- a CDS encoding NAD(P)/FAD-dependent oxidoreductase → MSFNLSFPLISTSQTSDDEHIKNTSHITIIGGGFTGLTAAYELTRQGFRVTVLERDSEVGGLAGSFQVNGEKLEKFYHHWFTNDQHVMNLVKELEAEDQVVYRPTRTGIYYANNFFKLSSPLDLLNFKPLNWFNRIRLGLFALWARRIKNWQKLESLTAKEWLLTVCGKQVYQVVWEPLLRGKFGPFAETVSAVWFWNKVKLRGGSRAKDGAEMLAYYRGGFAALAQRLADSIAFRGGEIKTNTTVEGLIVKNGRVIGVKTANEMIETDAVIATPALPIIADLIDPYVPPEYSDKLRQIQYLANVCLVLQLNQSLSKTYWLNVNDPNFPFVGVIEHTNFEPKETYGGRHIVYLSKYLPETEELYQMNDQEALNYAIPYIQRMFPEFSRDWIIDYHFWRAHYSQPIVVRHYSQLIPKSTTPLNGFYVSTMAQIYPEDRGTNYAIREGKKIANVLTKNLKK, encoded by the coding sequence ATGTCATTTAACCTATCTTTTCCTCTCATCTCGACCTCACAAACTTCTGATGACGAACATATAAAAAATACCTCTCATATTACTATTATTGGTGGAGGTTTTACAGGATTAACTGCTGCTTACGAATTAACCCGTCAAGGATTCAGAGTTACTGTATTAGAAAGGGATTCAGAAGTAGGAGGATTAGCGGGAAGTTTTCAAGTAAATGGGGAAAAATTAGAGAAATTTTATCATCATTGGTTTACAAATGATCAGCACGTCATGAATTTAGTTAAAGAACTAGAAGCTGAAGATCAGGTAGTTTATAGACCCACTCGTACAGGCATTTATTATGCTAACAATTTCTTCAAATTAAGTTCCCCCTTAGACTTATTAAATTTTAAACCATTAAATTGGTTTAATCGCATTCGTTTGGGATTATTTGCACTGTGGGCCCGTCGCATCAAAAATTGGCAAAAATTAGAATCTTTAACCGCTAAAGAATGGTTATTAACAGTTTGTGGAAAACAAGTTTATCAAGTCGTTTGGGAACCTTTATTACGGGGTAAATTTGGCCCTTTTGCTGAGACAGTTTCAGCTGTTTGGTTTTGGAATAAAGTAAAACTAAGAGGAGGAAGTCGGGCCAAAGATGGAGCAGAAATGTTAGCTTATTATCGGGGTGGATTTGCCGCTTTAGCCCAACGTTTAGCCGATAGTATTGCTTTTCGTGGTGGAGAAATCAAAACAAATACAACCGTAGAAGGATTAATAGTAAAAAACGGACGAGTCATCGGGGTAAAAACTGCTAATGAAATGATTGAAACTGATGCGGTTATTGCCACTCCTGCTTTACCCATTATTGCAGATTTAATTGATCCTTATGTTCCTCCAGAATACAGCGATAAACTCCGGCAAATTCAATATTTAGCTAACGTTTGTTTAGTATTACAATTAAATCAAAGTCTTTCTAAAACTTATTGGTTGAATGTTAATGATCCTAATTTCCCTTTTGTTGGGGTGATTGAACATACCAATTTTGAACCGAAGGAAACTTATGGAGGCAGACATATTGTTTATTTATCTAAATATTTACCAGAAACCGAAGAACTTTATCAAATGAATGATCAAGAAGCATTAAATTATGCTATTCCTTATATTCAGCGTATGTTTCCTGAGTTTAGCCGTGACTGGATTATTGATTATCATTTCTGGCGCGCCCATTATTCTCAACCCATTGTTGTTCGTCATTACAGTCAGTTAATTCCGAAAAGTACAACTCCGTTAAACGGCTTTTATGTTTCGACAATGGCGCAAATTTATCCTGAAGATAGGGGAACTAATTATGCTATTCGTGAAGGCAAAAAAATTGCTAATGTATTAACAAAAAACTTGAAAAAATAA